From a region of the Corvus cornix cornix isolate S_Up_H32 chromosome 2, ASM73873v5, whole genome shotgun sequence genome:
- the LOC104692743 gene encoding fibrinogen silencer-binding protein, translating into MVGKARSSNFTLSEKLDLLKLVKPYVKILEEHTNKHSVIVEKNKCWDIIADNYNAIGVDRPPRTAQGLRTLYKRLKEYAKQELLQQKETHSDCKSSISEPTKKVVEMIPQISNVCLRDRSGVQSASIDKETIAGTSSPQAMLDHHPATVMMDLQSEEDVKPPPSLIIDSQQNENLEQEEEHQLVHIMERSPSTSVSSVDMRVMMSPSPVPRRDEFFRLEVGERFRPMCGYDPQMLQMLKEEHQIILENQRKIGLYVQEKRDGLKRKQQLEEELLRTKIKVEKLKAIRLRRDLPEYSNI; encoded by the exons ATGGTTGGGAAGGCCAGATCTTCTAATTTTACCTTATCTGAAAAGCTCGATTTGCTAAAACTCGTGAAGCCGTATGTTAAAATTCTCGAGGAACATACCAATAAGCATTCTGTaatagtggaaaaaaacaaatgctggGATATCATAGCTGATAACTACAATGCCATCGGAGTAGATCGCCCTCCTCGTACTGCACAGGGCCTGCGCACGCTGTACAAGAGGCTCAAAGAATATGCCAAACAGGAGCTATTGCAGCAAAAGGAGACTCACTCAGATtgtaaaagcagcatttccGAGCCAACCAAGAAAGTTGTGGAGATGATTCCACAGATTTCCAATGTGTGTTTAAGAGACAGGAGCGGTGTTCAAAG TGCTAGTATCGATAAAGAAACAATTGCTGGTACCAGTTCACCACAGGCAATGTTGGATCACCATCCTGCAACAGTCATGATGGACTTGCAGTCGGAAGAGGATGTCAAACCTCCTCCTTCTTTGATTATAGACTCACAGCAAAATGAGAACTTAGAACAAGAGGAAGAACACCAGCTGGTGCATATTATGGAAAGGTCTCCTTCAACATCAGTGTCTTCAGTTGATATGAGAGTGATGATGTCTCCTTCCCCTGTACCAAGAAGAGATGAGTTTTTTAGGCTTGAGGTTGGAGAACGCTTTAGACCAATGTGTGGTTATGATCCACAGATGTTACAAATGCTGAAAGAAGAGCATCAAATAATAttagaaaaccaaagaaaaattgGTCTTTATGTCCAAGAAAAAAGGGATGgtttgaaaagaaagcagcaactGGAAGAAGAACTATTGCGAACAAAAATCAAAGTAGAGAAGCTGAAGGCTATACGACTACGCCGTGATCTGCCAGAATACAGcaatatctaa